One Cryptomeria japonica chromosome 9, Sugi_1.0, whole genome shotgun sequence genomic window carries:
- the LOC131034453 gene encoding uncharacterized protein LOC131034453: MAKWSPPLFPSFKLQFDGATKGNPGKSRIGVIIFDHSSNIVMAVGKYIGYGTNNMAEFQALSFGLDLAHSLNIKDIVIEGDSMLVCQAVAAKKCISWHMQYLLENILLQLNGFSTFSISHYFREINVFVDFLTSKVISDGVDRI; encoded by the coding sequence ATGGCTAAATGGAGCCCTCCCCTTTTTCCTTCCTTCAAACTTCAATTTGATGGGGCCACTAAGGGCAATCCGGGAAAGTCTAGGATTGGGGTAATTATCTTTGACCATTCTTCTAATATCGTCATGGCAGTTGGCAAATACATTGGTTATGGCACTAACAACATGGCTGAATTTCAGGCTCTATCTTTTGGACTTGATCTGGCTCATTCTCTAAATATCAAGGATATTgttattgaaggggattcaatgcTTGTCTGTCAGGCGGTTGCTGCCAAAAAATGCATCTCTTGGCATATGCAGTACCTTCTGGAGAACATTCTTCTTCAACTTAATGGCTTCTCCACTTTCTCAATTTCCCACTATTTTAGAGAAATTAATGTGTTCGTGGATTTTCTTACAAGTAAGGTTATTAGTGATGGTGTAGACCGCATTTAA
- the LOC131034452 gene encoding uncharacterized protein LOC131034452, with protein sequence MDTEDTRVVQWLEENQEDSYRLEVRGDGKLASIFMVPKTMKGNDVIYTPRVISMGLYHFLTPHLAEMESEKSKIIARAVMNKLPPNFFTPLQMIRQGGGLSHLQEDNFFGGVIHGARDYYGDAKFLKKLNEETFAMMLFRDSSFLLVFLAHYVANKNGRPYQQQSHSHGGSPFHGLKSGKGVYLDVIKLENQIPLSALKSLHDFIGDPNQRFEDFVAQICSYYSPFWIQPSEDSDLVSKFHLLHCLHATVYSKSRKAVGKRLTNGWFPFTWLKNHSLCLRRNSSYRNSKRVYKKKQDPSRLFGSNVLPSTLRLSKAGVKFRHYEGGIEQIRFDKARSTLYLPVLKIGIMTETIIRNLIVFELCSSESEENAVTSFVRLLEELTVDAKDAELLRRNGILVNWVGGDDKMVEIVKSLSSSTWKPYFKPVNDARSSLKTYYSTRTWKILWSEFLDTSCSKPWVLISAVAAAVLLVMTALQILCLFYTCNKNA encoded by the coding sequence ATGGACACTGAAGATACTCGTGTTGTTCAATGGTTGGAAGAAAATCAAGAAGATTCATACCGTTTAGAAGTGAGAGGAGATGGAAAGCTTGCGAGTATTTTCATGGTGCCAAAGACAATGAAAGGAAATGATGTCATCTACACTCCTCGGGTAATATCGATGGGTCTTTATCACTTTCTCACACCTCACCTTGCTGAAATGGAATCCGAGAAATCTAAAATCATTGCACGGGCAGTTATGAATAAGCTTCCTCCTAATTTCTTTACACCACTCCAAATGATTCGACAAGGCGGCGGCCTTTCACATTTGCAGGAGGACAATTTCTTCGGAGGGGTGATCCATGGCGCTAGGGACTACTATGGGGACGCAAAGTTTCTCAAAAAACTGAACGAGGAGACTTTCGCCATGATGctgtttagggattcttccttccTCCTTGTTTTCCTCGCACACTATGTAGCCAATAAGAATGGCCGACCTTATCAACAACAATCGCATTCACATGGCGGCAGCCCCTTCCACGGTCTAAAGTCAGGTAAAGGTGTGTATTTAGATGTCATCAAATTGGAAAATCAAATCCCACTTTCAGCCTTAAAGTCACTCCATGATTTTATTGGTGATCCAAATCAAAGATTTGAGGATTTTGTTGCTCAAATATGTTCTTATTATTCTCCATTCTGGATCCAACCCAGTGAAGATTCAGATTTAGTTAGCAAATTTCATCTACTGCATTGCCTCCATGCCACAGTTTATAGCAAGTCCCGTAAGGCCGTTGGCAAACGCCTTACTAATGGCTGGTTTCCTTTTACATGGCTTAAAAACCATAGTCTCTGTCTCAGAAGAAATAGTAGTTATAGAAATAGTAAGAGGGTTTACAAAAAGAAACAGGATCCCAGTCGCCTGTTTGGATCTAATGTTCTTCCCTCTACTTTAAGATTAAGCAAAGCCGGAGTAAAATTCAGGCATTACGAGGGAGGCATTGAGCAGATAAGGTTTGACAAGGCCCGGTCTACTTTATATCTTCCTGTGTTGAAGATTGGTATTATGACAGAGACGATCATTAGAAACTTGATAGTCTTTGAGTTGTGCTCATCAGAGAGTGAAGAAAATGCTGTTACTAGTTTTGTTCGTTTGTTGGAGGAGCTGACGGTAGACGCTAAAGACGCTGAGTTGTTGAGAAGAAATGGAATCCTTGTCAACTGGGTTGGGGGCGATGATAAGATGGTGGAGATTGTGAAGAGCTTGAGCAGCTCAACATGGAAGCCATACTTCAAACCTGTTAACGATGCCAGAAGCAGCCTCAAGACTTATTACTCAACAAGGACCTGGAAAATCCTGTGGAGTGAATTTCTGGACACTTCTTGCTCAAAACCATGGGTTTTGATATCCGCTGTCGCAGCCGCTGTTTTGCTTGTTATGACTGCTCTGCAGATTTTATGTTTGTTCTACACATGCAATAAAAACGCCTAG